Proteins found in one Panicum hallii strain FIL2 chromosome 4, PHallii_v3.1, whole genome shotgun sequence genomic segment:
- the LOC112888747 gene encoding G-type lectin S-receptor-like serine/threonine-protein kinase SD2-5, whose amino-acid sequence MSGGSQKAANRKSLSFVIMEACIGHCGHSKCSIMLWMLMIANLWIMCSCSTQKQVLPPGFSGSEMDYIDNNGIFLLSNGSVFGFGFVTNSVSDSASYLLAVVHLATTSIVWSANANSPVSHSDNFVFDKDGNAYLQSGGSTVWTANISGKGATSMQLLDSGNLIVFGKDSSSPLWQSFSHPTDTLLSGQSFIEGMTLVSRSNTQNMTYTLQIKSGDMLLYAGLQTPQPYWSALQDNRMIVDKNGNNIYSANLSSRAWSFYDQSGLLQSQLVIAQQGDANTTLAAVLGNDGLITFYILQTLNGKSTLPITVPQDSCDMPAHCKPYSICNSGTGCQCPSALSTYANCNPGIISPCNSKDKFQLAQLDTGVGYVGTNFKSPVPKTNLAGCKNSCMVNCSCIAVFFDQTSGNCFLFDQIGSLQQKDGGKSSFASFIKVSSSNRGSEQGGSDSRRLTIIVVIIVGTLVVIGVLVYVGFRIYRRRRHHPPLQDDAGSSEDDGFLQTISGAPTRYTYKELQDATNNFSDKLGQGGFGSVYLGILPDGSRIAVKKLEGIGQGKKEFRSEVTIIGSIHHIHLVKLRGFCVKGAHKLLAYEYMAKGSLDRWIFQSNQDSSLLDWDTRFNIALGTAKGLAYLHQDCESKIIHCDIKPENVLLDDNFLAKVSDFGLAKLMTREQSHVFTTLRGTRGYLAPEWITNYAISEKSDVYSYGMVLLEIISGRKSYDPVESSEKAHFPSYAFKKLEEGDLRDIFDARLKYNDKDERLHVAIKVALWCIQEDFYQRPSMSKVVQMLEGVCDVPQPPISSQIGYRLYANAFKSSSEEGTSSGMSDNNSDALLSAVRLSGPR is encoded by the coding sequence ATGAGTGGAGGGTCACAGAAGGCTGCTAACCGGAAAAGCTTGTCTTTTGTAATCATGGAAGCTTGCATCGGTCATTGTGGCCATTCAAAATGCAGCATTATGCTGTGGATGCTTATGATAGCCAACCTCTGGATAATGTGCAGCTGTAGTACCCAAAAGCAAGTCCTCCCACCTGGTTTTAGCGGCTCGGAAATGGACTACATTGATAATAATGGAATATTTCTTCTCTCCAATGGTTCTGTCTTTGGCTTTGGCTTTGTCACCAACAGCGTGTCAGACAGCGCGTCCTACCTCCTTGCAGTGGTCCATTTGGCCACCACTTCTATTGTCTGGTCTGCTAATGCTAACTCTCCAGTTTCCCATTCAGACAACTTTGTGTTTGACAAGGATGGCAATGCCTACCTGCAGTCTGGAGGCTCCACTGTCTGGACCGCCAATATCTCAGGCAAGGGGGCCACCTCTATGCAGCTGCTGGACTCGGGCAATCTTATAGTGTTTGGCAAGGACAGCTCTTCTCCTCTCTGGCAGAGTTTCAGCCATCCAACGGACACACTCCTGTCTGGCCAGAGCTTCATTGAGGGGATGACTCTGGTGAGCCGTTCCAATACACAGAACATGACCTATACACTTCAGATCAAATCTGGGGATATGCTGTTGTACGCGGGCTTACAGACGCCCCAACCGTACTGGTCTGCGCTGCAGGATAACAGGATGATTGTTGACAAGAATGGCAACAACATATACTCTGCAAACCTGAGTTCACGTGCCTGGTCGTTCTATGATCAATCAGGGCTTCTTCAATCACAGCTTGTCATCGCGCAGCAGGGCGATGCTAACACCACACTGGCTGCTGTCCTCGGTAATGATGGTTTGATTACCTTCTACATACTCCAGACTCTGAATGGCAAGAGTACTCTGCCTATCACAGTTCCGCAGGACTCCTGTGACATGCCTGCCCACTGCAAGCCGTACTCCATTTGCAACAGTGGTACAGGGTGCCAGTGCCCTTCAGCCCTCAGCACTTATGCAAACTGCAACCCTGGCATCATATCACCATGCAACTCAAAGGACAAGTTTCAGCTGGCTCAACTGGACACCGGTGTTGGGTATGTTGGCACTAACTTCAAATCACCTGTACCCAAGACAAACCTCGCAGGATGCAAGAATTCTTGCATGGTTAACTGCTCATGCATCGCTGTATTCTTTGACCAAACGTCAGGCAATTGCTTCCTTTTCGACCAGATAGGTAGCTTGCAACAGAAAGATGGAGGTAAGAGTAGTTTTGCTTCTTTCATCAAGGTGTCAAGCAGTAACCGTGGCTCAGAGCAAGGTGGAAGTGACAGTCGTAGGCTAACCATTATTGTTGTCATTATAGTTGGAACTTTGGTTGTCATAGGGGTCCTTGTGTATGTTGGTTTCCGCATTTACCGAAGGAGGAGACATCATCCACCCTTGCAAGATGATGCTGGTTCATCAGAAGACGATGGTTTCCTGCAAACTATATCAGGAGCACCGACACGCTATACTTACAAGGAGCTCCAGGATGCAACAAACAACTTCTCGGACAAGCTTGGTCAAGGAGGGTTTGGATCTGTGTATCTTGGTATTCTGCCTGATGGCAGTCGCATCGCTGTAAAGAAGCTAGAGGGCATAGGCCAAGGGAAGAAAGAATTCCGCTCTGAGGTGACCATCATTGGCAGCATCCACCATATCCATCTTGTCAAACTCCGAGGTTTCTGTGTCAAGGGCGCACACAAGCTTCTTGCATATGAATACATGGCAAAGGGGTCATTGGATAGGTGGATTTTCCAAAGTAATCAGGATTCCTCCCTGCTAGACTGGGATACAAGGTTTAACATTGCACTTGGAACAGCAAAGGGATTGGCATACCTCCATCAGGACTGTGAGTCAAAGATCATTCACTGTGACATCAAGCCTGAGAATGTTCTACTTGATGACAACTTCCTTGCGAAGGTGTCTGACTTTGGCCTTGCCAAGTTGATGACCAGGGAGCAGAGCCATGTCTTTACAACGCTCAGAGGCACGCGGGGCTACCTTGCACCTGAATGGATCACGAACTATGCCATCTCAGAGAAGAGCGATGTGTACAGCTACGGGATGGTCCTGCTAGAGATAATCAGTGGGAGGAAGAGCTATGACCCCGTGGAAAGCTCAGAGAAAGCTCACTTCCCCTCCTACGCCTTCAAGAAGCTGGAAGAAGGCGATCTTCGCGATATCTTTGATGCCAGGCTAAAATACAACGACAAGGATGAGCGACTTCATGTGGCAATCAAGGTCGCCCTGTGGTGCATTCAGGAGGACTTCTATCAGAGACCATCCATGTCGAAGGTCGTACAAATGCTGGAAGGCGTCTGCGACGTGCCCCAGCCACCAATATCTTCGCAGATTGGATACCGGCTCTATGCAAACGCCTTCAAATCGAGCAGTGAAGAGGGAACGTCATCTGGGATGTCGGACAACAACAGTGATGCTCTGCTTTCTGCTGTGCGGCTCTCTGGGCCCAGATGA
- the LOC112888748 gene encoding paired amphipathic helix protein Sin3-like 4 yields MSKWEPVTFEESLSFVKKVKARDYMLYLSLLDVLNRNDQIPLEAYSELLLLFRHHEDLLAELSKFRPLSCPNNVYTHGSIWMIIFLMPFLLLSLVLAFEKPLKCFLLQ; encoded by the exons ATGTCTAAGTGGGAGCCAGTCACATTTGAGGAATCTCTTAGCTTTGTCAAGAAAGTAAAG GCACGTGACTATATGCTATACCTATCACTGCTTGATGTGCTCAACCGGAATGATCAAATCCCTCTCGAAGCTTACAGCGAG CTTTTACTTCTCTTCCGGCATCATGAAGATCTGCTAGCGGAGCTGTCAAAGTTCAGGCCCCTTTCATGTCCAAACAATGTATATACCCACGGTTCGATCTGGATGATCATATTCCTCATGCCCTTTCTGCTCCTGAGCCTTGTCCTCGCTTTTGAGAAGCCATTGAAGTGCTTTCTGCTCCAGTAG